The proteins below come from a single Afipia felis ATCC 53690 genomic window:
- a CDS encoding PilZ domain-containing protein has protein sequence MEQQKQRRKTERVQFGKGFAMKIIAIDGSWYRTCNILDVSEDGALLQFQQSLGGLVLDEFFLALSSTGVAFRRCKMAWINGDQMGVHFIKSNERPPAKGGNRPA, from the coding sequence ATGGAGCAGCAGAAGCAGAGGCGCAAAACGGAGCGCGTTCAGTTCGGCAAGGGCTTCGCCATGAAGATCATCGCCATCGATGGTTCATGGTATCGGACCTGCAACATTCTCGACGTGTCTGAAGACGGTGCACTGCTCCAGTTTCAGCAATCGCTGGGCGGCCTCGTTCTCGATGAATTCTTTCTGGCGTTGTCCTCGACCGGTGTCGCGTTTCGTCGCTGCAAGATGGCCTGGATCAATGGCGATCAGATGGGGGTCCACTTCATCAAGTCGAACGAGCGCCCTCCCGCCAAAGGCGGCAACCGCCCGGCCTGA
- a CDS encoding acyltransferase family protein: protein MKRFDQIEGLRGYLALWVLVGHLIGYSGITLSRPVALFTGATKAVDVFIILSGFVITHMMIERPEPYLPYITRRFFRLWPVLVVACLFGWLTYDLFIDALTKAPGTIGIADLLKNREASIYANPTVHILAHASMLHGAIPDKFLPGSDGSFVGTAWSTSLEWQFYLLAPAAIWLARKPNGSIFLLLICAALMFAYDRGVFGHYYRYSTIVGACGYFLIGITSRLSIEKPEASWAPKMALAISMMALLYLNPSPIIVWGIFYTCLVSRRSLKIFDAIFSNKPARYLGSLSYSIYLVHIIVLGLTMWIITRFSASLTNGQMVVALIPFIPVSIAISAIVNVTVEKPGMLLGRKLAQRLREASSSKEAITPA, encoded by the coding sequence ATGAAGCGATTTGACCAAATTGAAGGACTGCGCGGTTATCTCGCGCTCTGGGTGCTGGTCGGCCACCTCATTGGATACTCCGGAATCACCCTATCGAGACCTGTTGCGCTGTTTACGGGGGCAACGAAGGCTGTAGACGTATTCATCATCCTGAGTGGTTTCGTCATCACTCACATGATGATCGAGCGGCCCGAACCGTACCTGCCTTACATTACGCGGCGCTTCTTTCGCCTCTGGCCCGTCCTGGTCGTCGCCTGTTTGTTTGGTTGGCTCACCTACGATCTGTTCATTGATGCGCTTACGAAGGCTCCGGGAACAATTGGGATCGCCGATCTTTTAAAGAACCGCGAAGCCAGCATTTATGCTAACCCGACAGTTCACATTCTTGCCCACGCATCCATGCTTCATGGAGCAATACCGGACAAATTTCTGCCCGGCTCGGACGGATCATTTGTCGGGACGGCATGGAGCACTTCTCTCGAGTGGCAGTTCTATCTGTTGGCGCCGGCCGCTATCTGGCTTGCGCGCAAGCCAAACGGTTCGATTTTCCTTCTTCTGATCTGCGCAGCATTGATGTTTGCATACGATCGCGGCGTGTTCGGCCATTACTACCGCTACTCGACCATTGTCGGCGCATGCGGATACTTCCTGATCGGCATCACCTCGCGACTCTCGATCGAAAAACCGGAAGCATCGTGGGCACCAAAAATGGCCCTGGCCATATCGATGATGGCTCTTCTTTATCTGAACCCAAGCCCGATCATCGTATGGGGAATTTTCTATACGTGCCTTGTCAGCCGCCGGAGTTTGAAGATATTCGACGCAATCTTTTCGAACAAACCGGCGAGATATCTCGGTAGCCTGTCTTATTCGATTTACCTGGTCCACATCATCGTGCTCGGGCTGACAATGTGGATCATCACAAGGTTCAGCGCATCACTGACAAACGGTCAGATGGTCGTCGCGCTGATCCCGTTTATTCCGGTCTCCATTGCGATTTCCGCAATAGTGAATGTGACAGTCGAAAAGCCGGGGATGCTGCTTGGTCGCAAGCTGGCACAAAGACTTCGAGAAGCTTCTTCATCCAAGGAAGCCATCACGCCAGCGTAA
- a CDS encoding glycosyltransferase yields the protein MGVIFERLAHLVRPPIRIRLIMAATSVGFQAAFREEVLIEWLQTQGYDAIAFRCYPHDIPKPEDTGLIRHFPSDGPVAYDQLSTSAALTQEAIADKPDIVVIRAADYAVCHTTVEALPETTPVILICGGESRHPAIDQRVDYVLQEYEGQADPSLFPRLKGISVFPKFVNWSAVETAKGKSKVYDIVNVGSFEGRKNHTALLSLGEKFRCCFVGSGPLKSEIEAQAASLNSKNFDFVGQCSGPDVYQYVASSRIMVHPSTYEGFPRVFAESLAMGVPVVALKSTFSRVAPVPGIFLTEIEELSATVDRLLARSEGDTAIEDAARAYAVANYQTARIFDVFLQAVKEVKPRRLWWPHPLTSARRERLLLRWRDGFLG from the coding sequence ATGGGCGTTATTTTCGAGCGTTTGGCTCATTTGGTACGGCCTCCGATCCGAATTCGACTCATTATGGCGGCGACGTCAGTCGGATTCCAGGCTGCTTTCCGCGAAGAGGTGCTGATCGAATGGCTTCAGACGCAGGGTTATGATGCTATCGCGTTTCGCTGCTATCCTCATGATATCCCAAAGCCTGAGGATACAGGTTTAATCAGGCATTTCCCGTCGGACGGGCCGGTTGCCTATGACCAGCTATCAACGTCTGCAGCTCTCACCCAAGAAGCAATTGCGGACAAACCAGATATCGTTGTCATTCGTGCCGCAGACTACGCGGTATGTCATACGACAGTCGAAGCGCTGCCTGAAACGACTCCCGTCATTCTTATTTGCGGTGGGGAATCACGGCATCCGGCTATCGATCAAAGGGTTGATTATGTTCTGCAGGAATACGAAGGACAGGCCGATCCAAGCTTATTCCCGAGACTAAAAGGGATCTCGGTCTTCCCTAAATTCGTCAATTGGTCCGCCGTCGAAACGGCGAAAGGCAAATCGAAGGTCTACGATATCGTCAATGTGGGGTCGTTCGAGGGGCGAAAAAATCATACAGCCTTGCTGTCGTTAGGTGAGAAATTCAGGTGCTGCTTCGTTGGAAGCGGCCCTCTGAAATCCGAGATTGAGGCGCAAGCGGCGTCTCTGAATTCGAAGAATTTTGATTTTGTAGGTCAGTGCTCAGGTCCTGACGTTTATCAGTATGTCGCCAGTTCGCGAATTATGGTTCACCCCTCGACTTATGAAGGTTTCCCCCGAGTTTTTGCGGAATCGCTGGCGATGGGTGTGCCTGTTGTGGCGCTCAAGTCGACCTTTTCCCGCGTTGCTCCTGTTCCGGGAATCTTTCTGACGGAGATCGAGGAGTTGTCGGCGACGGTAGATCGTCTTCTCGCCAGAAGCGAGGGCGACACGGCAATTGAAGACGCGGCGAGAGCATATGCGGTTGCGAATTATCAGACGGCACGCATTTTCGATGTGTTCTTGCAGGCGGTAAAAGAGGTCAAACCACGGCGTTTGTGGTGGCCGCACCCGCTCACGTCGGCGCGGCGAGAGCGACTGTTGTTACGCTGGCGTGATGGCTTCCTTGGATGA
- the ccmI gene encoding c-type cytochrome biogenesis protein CcmI: protein MSLWFMLALMTAVAVFAVLWPLGRQVKRGPSASETVVYQDQLAEVARDADAGLIGPVEAEAARVEISRRLLAAATSEEGGTLSVSRSWRRAVSIVALVGLPLIAAGLYVQIGSPSLPDFPLAARQQMKPQDASIDRLVERVQAILEKNPKDGRGWSVLAPVLLKLGRVDEAVPAFRNALAYNEETAGRHSDLGEALTVAANGVVTAEAKAEFDRALALDPNESKARYFTGVAMEQDGQPAKAADIWRAMLAKAPADAPWRPLVQEALTRVSGSRPPALSEEQMSMAKGMDASGRTAMIEGMVERLADRLKTNKDDVEGWLRLVRAYMVLGEKDKANAARDNARQALADNPEHLRQLNDGLKGLGIDG from the coding sequence ATGTCGCTTTGGTTCATGCTCGCGTTGATGACGGCTGTGGCGGTCTTCGCGGTGCTGTGGCCGCTCGGGCGGCAGGTCAAACGCGGGCCGTCCGCCAGCGAAACCGTCGTCTATCAGGACCAGTTGGCCGAAGTGGCGCGCGATGCCGATGCCGGTCTGATCGGCCCGGTTGAGGCGGAGGCCGCACGAGTTGAGATTAGCCGTCGTCTGCTGGCCGCAGCCACAAGCGAAGAGGGCGGCACGCTTTCCGTCAGCCGAAGCTGGCGTCGCGCCGTGTCGATCGTCGCGCTGGTCGGACTGCCCTTGATTGCTGCCGGTCTTTACGTCCAGATCGGTTCGCCTTCGTTGCCCGATTTTCCGCTGGCCGCGCGCCAGCAGATGAAGCCGCAGGATGCCTCGATTGATCGTTTGGTTGAACGCGTGCAGGCGATCCTCGAAAAGAATCCCAAGGACGGGCGCGGCTGGAGCGTGCTGGCGCCGGTGTTGCTCAAGCTCGGCCGTGTCGACGAGGCTGTTCCGGCCTTCCGCAATGCGCTTGCCTATAATGAAGAGACCGCAGGCCGCCATTCCGATCTCGGCGAGGCGCTCACGGTGGCCGCAAATGGCGTGGTGACTGCGGAGGCAAAGGCCGAATTCGACCGCGCACTCGCGCTCGACCCGAACGAAAGCAAGGCCCGCTATTTCACCGGCGTTGCGATGGAGCAGGACGGCCAGCCCGCCAAGGCCGCCGACATCTGGCGTGCCATGCTGGCAAAAGCCCCGGCCGATGCGCCGTGGCGGCCGCTGGTTCAGGAGGCGCTGACGCGGGTATCCGGCAGCCGGCCTCCGGCTTTGTCCGAAGAGCAGATGTCGATGGCGAAGGGAATGGACGCTTCCGGCCGCACCGCCATGATCGAGGGCATGGTCGAGCGTCTGGCTGATCGTCTCAAAACGAACAAGGATGACGTCGAAGGATGGCTGCGGCTGGTGCGAGCCTATATGGTTCTTGGCGAGAAGGACAAAGCCAACGCCGCGCGCGACAATGCAAGGCAGGCTTTGGCCGACAATCCGGAACATTTGCGCCAGCTCAATGATGGCCTCAAGGGACTTGGAATAGACGGGTAG
- a CDS encoding sensor histidine kinase encodes MRANSLAIRLFLSAAVWVALILTVTGFALSSLYNHSVERAFDRRLNLYLRTLIAEVGTPDDPKNPEKSIPALGEPLFELPLSGWYWQIESIDSSKQEARASRSLWDATLPRLDEKSIPLTASGVRLGYVKGPEDQPLRMVERPIDLGSDGKYLVTVAGDANEIFDETRLFDWYLGGTFAALAAVLLLTTIFQVRFGLAPLKRISNALADIRSGKAERLEGRFPVEIAPLARETNALLDANRAIVERARTHVGNLAHAIKTPLSVIINEANTHGSDPFAAKILEQGDVMRSQVAHHLERARIAARLTVVATITEIEPVIEGLVRTMEKIHRDRGIVIDWEVAEGAKFRGERQDLEEMVGNLIDNACKWAGRRVRIGVSVVPPGDDELDPTLHIVVDDDGKGLSVAERAQIVRRGQRLDESKPGSGLGLAIVVDLAGLYGGNLKFDSAPMGGLRAELGLPGVV; translated from the coding sequence ATGCGCGCTAATTCCCTCGCCATCCGGCTATTTTTGTCGGCGGCGGTCTGGGTTGCGCTCATTCTCACCGTCACGGGCTTCGCGCTCTCCTCGCTGTACAACCATTCGGTGGAGCGCGCCTTCGATCGTCGCCTCAACCTTTATTTGCGCACGCTGATCGCCGAGGTCGGCACACCGGACGATCCCAAGAATCCTGAAAAGAGCATTCCCGCGCTGGGCGAGCCGTTGTTTGAACTGCCGCTGTCGGGCTGGTACTGGCAGATCGAAAGCATCGATTCCAGCAAGCAGGAAGCGCGTGCGTCGCGTTCGCTATGGGATGCGACGCTGCCGCGTCTCGACGAGAAGAGCATTCCTCTTACGGCGTCAGGTGTTCGGCTTGGTTACGTCAAGGGACCGGAAGACCAGCCGCTGCGCATGGTGGAGCGGCCGATCGACCTTGGCAGCGATGGCAAATATCTGGTGACCGTGGCGGGCGACGCCAACGAAATTTTCGACGAGACACGATTGTTCGACTGGTATCTCGGTGGCACGTTCGCTGCGCTGGCTGCTGTTCTCCTGCTGACCACGATCTTTCAGGTTCGCTTCGGCCTCGCGCCGCTCAAGCGCATTTCCAATGCGCTCGCTGATATCCGCTCCGGCAAGGCCGAGCGGCTGGAAGGGCGTTTCCCCGTCGAGATCGCGCCACTCGCGCGCGAGACCAACGCTCTGCTCGATGCGAACCGCGCCATCGTCGAGCGCGCGCGTACCCATGTCGGCAATCTCGCCCACGCGATCAAGACGCCGCTGTCGGTCATTATCAACGAAGCCAACACGCACGGCTCCGATCCGTTCGCGGCCAAGATTCTGGAGCAGGGCGATGTCATGCGCAGCCAGGTCGCTCATCATCTGGAGCGCGCGCGTATCGCCGCACGGCTGACGGTGGTGGCCACCATCACGGAGATCGAACCCGTGATCGAAGGGCTGGTGCGGACGATGGAGAAAATCCACCGCGACCGGGGCATCGTGATCGACTGGGAGGTCGCCGAGGGGGCAAAGTTTCGCGGCGAGCGGCAGGACCTCGAGGAAATGGTCGGCAACCTGATCGACAATGCCTGCAAATGGGCGGGGCGTCGGGTCCGGATCGGCGTCTCGGTGGTTCCCCCGGGGGACGACGAACTGGACCCCACGCTCCATATCGTCGTCGACGACGATGGAAAGGGCCTGTCAGTTGCCGAGCGTGCGCAAATCGTCCGGCGCGGGCAGCGGCTGGACGAATCGAAGCCCGGTTCGGGGTTGGGACTCGCCATTGTTGTTGATCTGGCAGGGCTTTACGGCGGGAACTTGAAGTTCGATAGCGCCCCGATGGGCGGCTTGCGGGCCGAGCTGGGGTTGCCCGGGGTGGTGTGA
- a CDS encoding lysozyme produces the protein MPNAASVARVVVPMGMSKSGLELVKAFESCMARVKGRPGCFRSYRDSAGVLTIGWGHTNHHLPRFDGKAIWTQAECDTALAGDMETFERHVQQLCNVSLEQHEFDALVSWSFNTGGPVSATLWKKLNAGNKVAVPNELAKWSRAGGRVLAGLTRRRKAEGLMFAGDVKGALALARS, from the coding sequence ATGCCTAACGCTGCTTCGGTGGCGCGCGTCGTCGTGCCTATGGGGATGAGCAAAAGCGGTCTTGAACTTGTGAAGGCGTTCGAGAGTTGCATGGCACGTGTGAAAGGCAGGCCAGGCTGCTTTCGTTCTTATCGGGACAGTGCCGGCGTGCTCACTATCGGGTGGGGACACACCAATCATCATCTGCCGCGGTTCGATGGAAAGGCGATCTGGACTCAGGCCGAGTGCGATACGGCATTGGCTGGGGATATGGAGACATTCGAGCGGCACGTCCAGCAGCTTTGCAACGTCTCGCTCGAACAGCATGAATTCGATGCGCTGGTGTCGTGGTCGTTCAACACGGGTGGGCCGGTGAGCGCCACGCTCTGGAAGAAGCTCAACGCAGGAAACAAGGTCGCGGTGCCGAATGAGCTTGCGAAGTGGAGCAGGGCGGGAGGCCGCGTGCTGGCTGGCCTGACACGCCGTCGCAAGGCGGAAGGGCTGATGTTTGCCGGCGACGTAAAAGGCGCGCTCGCGCTGGCGCGGTCTTGA
- a CDS encoding response regulator transcription factor: MRLLVVEDDPDLNRQLTAALSDAGYVVDRAFDGEEGHFLGENEPYDAVVLDIGLPKMDGISVLESWRRNKRVMPVLILTARDRWSDKVQGFDAGADDYVAKPFHLEEVLARIRALLRRSTGHAQSELSCGPVVLDTRTGRVTVDGNPIKMTSHEYRLLAYLMHHAGRVVSRTELVEHLYDQDFDRDSNTIEVFVGRIRKKLDVDIIQTVRGLGYLLAPPPTTDAR; the protein is encoded by the coding sequence TTGCGCCTTCTCGTTGTCGAAGATGACCCCGACCTCAACCGTCAGCTGACCGCCGCCCTGAGCGATGCGGGATATGTGGTCGACCGCGCCTTCGACGGGGAAGAGGGGCATTTCCTCGGCGAAAACGAGCCTTACGACGCCGTCGTGCTCGACATCGGGCTGCCGAAAATGGACGGTATTTCGGTGCTGGAATCCTGGCGGCGCAACAAGCGGGTGATGCCGGTCCTCATCCTCACGGCGCGTGACCGCTGGAGCGACAAGGTGCAGGGCTTCGATGCCGGCGCCGACGATTATGTCGCCAAGCCTTTTCATCTGGAAGAAGTGCTGGCGCGCATTCGAGCGTTGCTGCGCCGCTCGACCGGCCATGCCCAGAGCGAACTGTCCTGTGGCCCGGTCGTGCTTGATACCCGCACCGGCCGTGTGACGGTGGATGGCAATCCCATCAAGATGACCTCTCACGAATACCGGCTGCTCGCGTATCTGATGCATCATGCCGGGCGCGTGGTGTCACGCACCGAACTCGTCGAGCATCTCTACGATCAGGATTTCGATCGCGATTCGAACACCATCGAAGTATTCGTTGGTCGCATCCGCAAGAAGCTCGACGTCGACATCATCCAGACCGTTCGCGGCCTCGGCTATCTGCTGGCGCCGCCGCCCACGACCGATGCGCGCTAA